One region of Thunnus albacares chromosome 20, fThuAlb1.1, whole genome shotgun sequence genomic DNA includes:
- the fbxw10 gene encoding F-box/WD repeat-containing protein 10, whose translation MKSVKCGRSVSACEISCSKAEGCPNMCGMCPSCVFAPKPPGSIQRLWRVSDEFKRRFVVELLLRCGNVQVLESVQRVLRVTSWTLFNYARSRSPNSPQDFPRRGPDRAPHGKPVGMDMNEIWDWFSSSPDWIKSRYLCRLFSLCESELLRMVANLTSVLLVRLKRGFLHFNVGSPNTNQHPQVSEGDSEDPALMVVPGSSKSVSGVSRYRDFIGCLPVDLSKRILGLLDEHTLRRCQKVCRYWKHLAAETMEEIHFRSIFQDQVKAMMKRYKGVHLVSSTYANIVEVLIPVKDHERGDIHSGVKKVKPFQAAYANIKTKTVQMEERNVYCGAYFTTTLLNKEDPHRVVDYRGGSFMATGSKDRVVHLFYVASETKSVAVMKGHVGSIRAVLLYEERDLLMTASCDASIRCWNLKTDQCVMMLYGHTGIVNCLDVHADRLVSGAKDCTVKVWSLHTGKYFEDFNFKHPSSVQCVKINTARVYSSCDRGLIKIWDMENAALLRVIDAHRSSVKCLFFDKWHLLSGDYNGQVMAWSINCDAKECLMTFNHPKEVKSLTLTYLRVVTGCVDGKIRIFNFLTGDCLRDITAEAEAGRIMSLHFCENSILVNTASSVKLYHFAKVFWEYTESAEGGQGDVVAQGGLVSEKSAASLRKLPFTSVGADHMAQVASPTRNMHNCKGKKPERAEIVYRTRFLSTPTKCQAQVRERCESSKNSMMLSEKATCDRIKKRGLHHPLTRDSIILRVNAIQRAQCTDEVSINMECNDKLRDSWGPHSPRDPLHSDLHNPKPQSALKQSLQTLLCPLQHTHNGPHRRAKTCVPHLRTANQNMTNTLQGRDVSTAPDVTMRHRPGLFSKKLQKAIKRVGAIEKPQSPERILMRPLLNQECCIKTSTSLPRICPVDPMRKQGGFKLLTMTQLEDCVRAKRELMQSCEHKLSKKDKIL comes from the exons ATGAAGTCCGTTAAGTGTGGTAGAAGTGTGTCGGCGTGCGAGATCAGCTGCAGTAAGGCGGAAGGATGCCCCAACATGTGCGGGATGTGCCCGTCTTGCGTTTTTGCCCCCAAACCACCCGGTTCCATCCAGCGTTTGTGGAGGGTGTCGGATGAATTCAAGAGGAGGTTCGTGGTGGAGCTGCTTCTCCGGTGCGGAAACGTCCAAGTGCTGGAAAGTGTCCAGAGGGTCCTGCGTGTAACATCATGGACGTTGTTCAATTACGCCAGGTCGAGAAGTCCAAATTCACCTCAAGATTTCCCCCGCCGCGGTCCGGACCGAGCGCCGCATGGTAAACCAGTCGGCATGGACATGAATGAAATCTGGGACTGGTTCAGTAGCAGCCCGGACTGGATCAAATCACGGTATCTTTGCCGTCTTTTCTCACTCTGTGAATCGGAACTATTACGCATGGTCGCTAATTTAACCAGCGTGCTTCTAGTCAGATTAAAACGAGGGTTCCTGCACTTTAATG TGGGTAGCCCCAACACAAATCAACATCCTCAGGTCAGTGAGGGAGACTCAGAGGACCCTGCTCTTATGGTAGTCCCTGGATCCTCAAAGTCTGTGTCTGGAGTCAGCCGATACCGAGACTTCATAGGCTGCCTTCCTGTTGATCTGTCAAAGAGGATATTAG GTCTACTAGATGAACATACTCTGAGACGCTGCCAGAAGGTTTGTCGATACTGGAAGCACCTCGCAGCGGAAACCATGGAGGAAATCCATTTCAGAAGTATCTTCCAGGATCAAGTGAAGGCAATGATGAAG cgATACAAAGGTGTTCATTTAGTCAGTTCTACCTATGCCAACATCGTTGAAGTCCTCATACCTGTCAAGGATCATGAGAGGGGGGACATTCATTCTGGTGTCAAAAAG GTCAAGCCTTTTCAAGCTGCTTACGCCAAcatcaaaaccaaaacagtgcAAATGGAAGAGCGAAATGTTTATTGTGGTGCATATTTTACCACCACGCTGCTTAACAA AGAGGACCCTCATCGCGTGGTAGACTACAGAGGTGGATCATTTATGGCCACGGGCTCCAAAGACCGCGTGGTGCATCTGTTTTATGTGGCATCGGAAACAAAATCTGTGGCGGTGATGAAGGGCCACGTCGGCAGCATCCGGGCAGTGCTGCTCTATGAGGAGCGAGACCTGCTGATGACTGCCAGCTGTGATGCAAGTATCAG GTGTTGGAATTTGAAGACAGACCAGTGTGTGATGATGCTGTATGGTCACACTGGCATTGTCAACTGCCTGGATGTTCATGCTGATAGACTTGTCTCAGGGGCTAAAGACTGTACAGTAAAAG TGTGGAGTCTACACACGGGGAAGTATTTTGAGGATTTTAACTTCAAGCACCCCAGTTCTGTCCAGTGTGTGAAGATCAACACAGCAAGAGTCTATAGCAGCTGTGATCGGGGCCTTATTAAAATATGGGACATGGAGAATGCAGCACTGCTCAGG GTGATTGATGCTCACAGGAGCTCAGTGAAGTGCCTGTTCTTCGACAAATGGCATCTTTTGTCTGGGGACTATAACGGTCAGGTCATGGCATGGAGCATCAACTGTGACGCTAAAGAGTGTCTTATGACCTTCAACCACCCAAA GGAGGTAAAATCTCTGACTCTGACCTACCTCCGTGTTGTCACTGGCTGTGTGGATGGAAAGATTCGCATATTTAATTTCCTCACTGGAGATTGTCTGAGAGACATCACTGCAGAGGCTGAAGCAGGCCGTATAATGTCACTGCATTTCTGTGAGAATAG TATTTTAGTGAACACGGCATCCAGTGTGAAGCTCTACCACTTTGCCAAAGTGTTCTGGGAATACACAGAGTCAGCAGAGGGAGGCCAGGGTGATGTGGTGGCTCAGGGTGGTTTGGTTTCTGAGAAATCTGCAGCTTCCCTCAGAAAGCTTCCGTTTACTTCTGTCGGGGCAGATCACATGGCACAGGTGGCTTCACCCACCAGAAATATGCACAACTGTAAAGGCAAGAAACCAGAGAGAGCTGAGATAGTTTACCGCACCCGCTTCCTGTCTACCCCCACTAAATGTCAAGCACAAG TCAGAGAACGCTGCGAGTCTTCTAAAAATTCAATGATGCTGAGTGAGAAGGCGACGTGCGATAGGATAAAGAAGAGGGGTCTTCATCATCCTTTGACACGCGACTCCATCATCCTCAGGGTAAATGCCATACAGAGGGCGCAGTGCACGGATGAGGTCAGCATCAACATGGAGTGCAACGATAAGCTCCGAGATTCCTGGGGTCCTCACTCACCTCGGGATCCACTGCACTCTGACCTCCATAACCCAAAGCCCCAATCAGCACTTAAACAGAGCCTGCAGACTCTGTTATGtccactgcagcacacacaTAATGGTCCTCACAGGAGGGCCAAGACGTGCGTCCCACATCTGAGAACTGCCAATCAAAATATGACAAACACATTGCAAGGCAGAGACGTCTCCACTGCCCCTGACGTCACTATGAGGCATCGTCCTGGTTTATTTTCTAAGAAGTTACAGAAGGCAATAAAGAGGGTAGGCGCCATAGAGAAGCCACAGTCTCCTGAGCGCATCCTCATGAGACCGCTACTTAATCAAGAATGTTGCATTAAAACTAGTACCAGCTTGCCCAGAATCTGCCCCGTGGATCCAATGAGAAAGCAGGGAGGATTCAAGCTGCTCACTATGACCCAGCTGGAAGACTGTGTCCGGGCCAAGAGGGAACTCATGCAGAGCTGTGAGCACAAACTGTCCAAGAAGGATAAGATACTATGA
- the prdm9 gene encoding histone-lysine N-methyltransferase PRDM9, with amino-acid sequence MSGRNNNVEWVETIEEVVITEECLPPESITPAVIPVLEPAETPIQKLLDTVGQGENSEAGDGFYCEECLTLFQEQNDPANISGPSFVLDFPTSMGVPQRALLTLPYGLMIGRSSIPNAGVGVINHGPDVSPGMHFGPFEGEETTREKAMASDFSWEIYKGKDEFEYIDAARESLSNWMRYVNCARNKDETNLLAVQYKGSILFHCCRTIHPGDELLVGPSSKLLARFSEAWNQMWVMKLNAAESNSTATSQIFPCSHCQLSFTTEAFLQRHTENFHTQPKADCTTPVVEAVEPENPASNADSADSPVVLSVDPVESKTCSDCGKTFKQLPHLKRHKLCVHSNKRPYCCPQCRRSFSQASGLIRHQLIHRKQVVIKEVPKQSEILTEGKESLTSESELSNTAAEEVIQTKGMNASENVEEAKDATETENTSAGEAETSQELDEQSNNCSDCGKSFIYEASLKKHKAMVHDKFRPYVCTVCQKCFGQYNDLTRHLRRHQKQSKGREEVNQAEEESHTMPFSCAECSLTFSSVDTLQEHISETHSEETQEDDPVPTGDDQSHDPDFSPQPSVAETVESIQKLPSQRPQRLGARSKISAITKLIAPKRRSTICKKPLTGTAQTEEKCSETETAGVRNGKLKKYKWFSCNHCKRTYGNPDDLKAHKCALRQHKCGQCGATFHKSGFLKRHEQTVHVNGKSYTCDRCGKVFSTGGNLKQHQKSNTCMKYHCTSELFPCSFCQFSFTMKSYLVKHIRRHHPVEYLSHCDSDSLMDKMEEEEEEEEEEGEKEYICPHCGKSCVNAKAFKTHICFQQVKVLYLCTDCGKGFANHYSLKQHQRIHTGEKPYNCPHCSKSFSYTGQLNVHLRTHTGEKPYLCTHCGESFRQSGDLKRHERKHTGVRPYSCPECCKSFSRPQSLKAHQMLHQGQRMFKCTQCGKSFSRNYHLRRHHQKMHL; translated from the exons ATGTCGGGCAGGAACAACAATGTGGAGTGGGTTGAGACAATCGAGGAGGTTGTTATAACAGAAGAGTGTTTACCTCCTGAGAGCATCACCCCTGCAG TCATACCTGTTTTAGAGCCAGCAGAAACGCCAATCCAGAAGTTACTGGACACTGTGGGACAGGGAGAAAACTCAGAGGCTGGTGATGGCTTCT ATTGTGAGGAGTGTCTGACTCTCTTCCAAGAGCAGAATGATCCTGCCAATATCAGTGGCCCATCTTTTGTTCTTGACTTTCCAACGAGCATGGGTGTCCCCCAGAGGGCCCTCCTCACTCTGCCCTACGGCCTGATGATAGGCAGATCTAGTATTCCCAATGCAGGAGTTGGGGTCATAAATCATGGACCAGATGTGTCTCCCGGCATGCATTTTGGACCTTTCGAGGGGGAAGAGACAACAAGGGAAAAGGCTATGGCGAGTGACTTCTCTTGGGAG ATTTACAAAGGAAAGGATGAGTTTGAGTACATCGATGCTGCCAGAGAATCACTCTCTAACTGGATGAG GTACGTCAACTGTGCTCGTAATAAAGACGAGACGAACTTGCTAGCGGTCCAGTACAAAGGTAGCATCCTTTTTCACTGCTGTCGCACCATACACCCCGGAGATGAGCTGCTGGTGGGGCCCAGCAGCAAACTTCTGGCCCGTTTTAGTGAAGCTTGGAACCAGATGTGGGTTATGAAGTTGAATGCAGCAG AGAGTAATTCAACTGCGACATCTCAGATCTTCCCGTGCTCCCACTGTCAGCTGTCCTTCACTACAGAAGCCTTCCTCCAGCGACACACAGAAAACTTCCACACACAACCAAAAGCGGACTGTACAACGCCAGTCGTTGAAGCAGTTGAACCTGAAAATCCTGCTTCAAATGCTGACTCTGCAGATTCCCCAGTGGTGTTATCTGTGGATCCCGTGGAGTCCAAAACATGTTCTGATTGTGGGAAGACTTTCAAGCAATTACCTCACCTCAAGAGGCACAAGCTTTGTGTCCACTCAAACAAGCGCCCCTACTGCTGCCCGCAGTGCAGGCGAAGTTTTAGCCAGGCGTCCGGCTTAATCAGACACCAGCTAATCCACAGAAAGCAGGTTGTGATAAAAGAGGTGCCTAAACAGAGCGAAATCCTCACTGAAGGGAAAGAGAGCTTGACATCAGAGTCGGAGCTTTCTAATACAGCAGCTGAGGAAGTGATTCAAACAAAGGGAATGAATGCGAGCGAGAACGTAGAAGAAGCCAAGGATGCAACTGAGACAGAGAATACTTCTGCAGGAGAGGCAGAAACATCCCAGGAGTTGGATGAACAGTCCAACAATTGTTCAGACTGCGGAAAGAGCTTCATATACGAAGCGTCCCTCAAAAAGCATAAAGCGATGGTCCATGACAAGTTTCGTCCGTACGTCTGCACTGTGTGTCAGAAGTGCTTTGGCCAGTACAACGACCTGACCAGGCACCTGCGGCGTCACCAGAAACAAAGCAAAGGGAGAGAAGAAGTAAACCAGGCTGAGGAGGAATCTCACACTATGCCGTTTAGCTGTGCGGAGTGCTCACTGACTTTTTCTTCAGTGGACACGCTTCAGGAACACATAAGCGAGACTCACTCAGAGGAGACTCAAGAGGACGATCCAGTGCCTACAGGTGATGATCAGAGCCATGACCCTGACTTCAGTCCACAACCCTCAGTGGCTGAAACAGTTGAGTCTATCCAAAAACTTCCCTCTCAGAGGCCTCAGCGACTCGGAGCTAGATCTAAAATATCCGCCATAACAAAGCTCATAGCTCCAAAACGAAGGTCAACCATCTGCAAGAAGCCGTTAACCGGCACGGCTCAGACTGAGGAGAAGTGCAGTGAAACGGAAACAGCCGGTGTCAGAAAcggaaagttaaaaaaatacaaatggtTCAGTTGTAATCATTGTAAACGAACGTACGGAAACCCAGACGATCTCAAAGCACATAAGTGTGCTCTGAGACAGCACAAGTGCGGTCAGTGCGGGGCAACCTTTCATAAGTCTGGCTTCCTGAAGAGACACGAGCAGACGGTACATGTAAATGGAAAATCTTACACCTGTGACCGCTGTGGAAAGGTCTTCTCTACAGGCGGGAACCTTAAACAGCATCAGAAGAGCAACACTTGTATGAAGTATCACTGCACGTCTGAGCTTTTCCCGTGCTCGTTCTGTCAGTTCTCCTTCACTATGAAGAGCTACCTTGTTAAACACATCAGGAGACACCACCCGGTTGAGTACCTGTCACACTGCGATTCAGACAGCCTAATGGAtaagatggaggaggaggaagaggaggaggaggaggagggtgaaaaGGAATATATATGCCCTCATTGTGGGAAGAGCTGCGTGAATGCCAAAGCTTTCAAAACTCACATATGCTTCCAGCAAGTAAAGGTGCTCTACTTGTGCACTGACTGTGGAAAGGGCTTCGCAAACCACTACAGCCTCAAGCAACATCAGCGCATTCACACGGGCGAGAAGCCGTACAACTGCCCTCACTGCAGCAAAAGCTTCTCCTACACCGGCCAGCTCAACGTGCATCTAAGAACTCACACCGGGGAGAAGCCGTACCTGTGCACCCACTGCGGGGAGAGCTTCCGGCAGTCGGGAGACCTGAAGAGACACGAGAGGAAGCACACGGGAGTGAGGCCGTACAGCTGCCCCGAGTGCTGTAAAAGCTTCAGTCGCCCGCAGAGTCTCAAAGCTCACCAAATGCTCCACCAGGGACAGAGAATGTTCAAATGCACCCAGTGCGGGAAGAGCTTTTCCCGAAACTATCACCTCAGGAGACACCATCAGAAGATGCACTTGTAG